In Monodelphis domestica isolate mMonDom1 chromosome 4, mMonDom1.pri, whole genome shotgun sequence, one DNA window encodes the following:
- the LOC130458782 gene encoding NACHT, LRR and PYD domains-containing protein 3-like isoform X1: MAEGGTCRLARYLDELTEHELKKFKLTVREAGPPGWLPWGRMEPADRPDLAALLVSHLGAAGAWRAALSALDTLGLRQLRERAAKEPPPPDAAEAGGPDCAAPREEASGPEGEPGHREKYRERVRRRFQALEERNARLGEWVPLSRRYTPLLLRSGHAGAGRREQELRASGGLHGRLREERGRPLELAELFDADAGEGGGAPTTVVLLGVAGIGKTTLARKVLLDWASGALYPGRFHYALYVRCGALDGAAPRSVAELLADWLEGTAPGSGPAPVATLLARPARLLFVLDGFDELLGGRGGPGGRAAGAGRPACEHLRELLAKRLLPEASLLVTTRPLALEPLQALLEQPRVAEVLGFGVAQREAYFHKYFPEPGQAGRAWAAVQANEVLFTMCFVPLVCWVLCTGLRQQLDSGEAPAPTARTATAVYTAFVGSLLRPGPARSPAAGLRGLCALAAAGLRQGRLWFREPELRRHGLDAATVSAFLHVEQLQREAEREATYSFFHATFQEFFAALALLLERRPPWPLGRAPLGRLLRGSEAPPPLAVRFLFGLSSPERAGALERLLGGPVARGSRRALLRWVRAQAARRPGRARTLGLLYCLFEAQEPEFVRSAMASFREVRVRVRTRMDGLVVAFCLRGGPSPGALELDGLGCGAAGLGLPGAGTCSLDDVCREISSGLWVRRSLSELGLGEDALGDAGMRWLCRALEQPGWPLHSLTLLNCWLTSEFAASLSCALALGGGRSLTRLDLSYNPLEDPGAASLCRALQQRGCGLRSLCLKKCHLTEEACEGLGSVLAGSRSLQWLDLSFNVLGDRGVGLLCAGLRQAGCPLRTLRLRNCSLTGRSCPELAAVLSSGSRLLDLRLRNNALGDAGLGLLCRGLGAPRCRLRKLELANCRLGPACGPCISSVLGAPSSLQFLCLSGNALGDAGVRELCEGLRRPGCALRELKVQMCGLTGRDFEALARVLSDCPGLRLLDLSDSSPGEEGARWLCWGLKQPGCRLRSLRWVWGGAGRGGAGRDPPLPSPPPPLPLPSPDHSGALICRLFRSGLSEAAKTELAAVARAKHGLEISYQSSACIGLQGLEP; this comes from the exons ATGGCCGAAGGCGGCACGTGCAGGCTGGCCCGGTACCTGGACGAGCTCACCGAGCACGAACTCAAGAAGTTCAAGCTGACCGTGCGCGAGGCGGGGCCCCCGGGCTGGCTGCCCTGGGGCCGGATGGAGCCGGCCGACCGGCCGGACCTGGCCGCGCTCTTGGTCAGCCACCTCGGAGCCGCGGGCGCCTGGCGGGCGGCCCTGAGCGCCCTGGACACCCTGGGCCTGAGGCAGCTGCGGGAGAGGGCCGCGAAGGAGCCCCCACCCCCCG ATGCCGCTGAGGCCGGCGGGCCAGACTGCGCAGCACCCAGGGAGGAGGCCTCTGGGCCCGAGGGAGAGCCAG gtcACCGCGAGAAGTACCGTGAGCGCGTGAGGAGGCGCTTCCAGGCCCTGGAGGAGAGGAACGCCCGCCTGGGGGAGTGGGTCCCCCTGAGCCGGCGCTACACCCCGCTGCTGCTGCGGAGCGGCCACGCCGGGGCCGGGCGCCGGGAGCAGGAGCTGCGGGCCTCCGGGGGGCTGCACGGGCGCCTCCGGGAGGAGCGCGGCCGCCCCCTCGAGCTGGCCGAGCTCTTCGACGCCGACGCGGGGGAGGGGGGCGGCGCCCCGACCACCGTGGTGCTGCTGGGGGTGGCGGGCATCGGCAAGACCACGCTGGCCCGGAAGGTGCTGCTGGACTGGGCGTCGGGCGCGCTCTACCCCGGCCGCTTCCACTACGCCCTCTACGTGCGCTGCGGCGCGCTGGACGGGGCGGCGCCCCGGAGCGTGGCCGAGCTGCTGGCCGACTGGCTGGAGGGCACCGCGCCCGGCTCGGGGCCCGCCCCCGTGGCCACCCTGCTGGCTCGGCCGGCGCGCCTCCTCTTCGTCCTGGACGGCTTCGACGAGCTGCTGGGGGGCCGCGGGGGGCCCGGGGGGCGGGCCGCGGGGGCGGGGCGGCCGGCCTGCGAGCACCTGAGGGAGCTGCTGGCCAAGAGGCTGCTGCCCGAGGCCTCCCTGCTGGTGACCACCCGGCCGCTGGCGCTGGAGCCGCTGCAGGCCCTGCTGGAGCAGCCGCGCGTGGCCGAGGTCCTGGGCTTCGGGGTGGCCCAGAGGGAGGCCTATTTCCACAAGTACTTCCCGGAGCCCGGCCAGGCCGGCCGCGCCTGGGCCGCCGTGCAGGCCAACGAGGTCCTCTTCACCATGTGCTTCGTGCCCCTGGTGTGCTGGGTCCTGTGCACGGGGCTGCGGCAGCAGCTGGACAGCGGCGAGGCGCCCGCCCCCACGGCGCGCACCGCCACGGCCGTCTACACCGCCTTCGTGGGCAGCCTCCTGCGGCCCGGGCCGGCCCGGAGCCCGGCGGCCGGCCTGCGGGGCCTGTGCGCCCTGGCCGCGGCCGGCCTGCGCCAGGGCCGCCTGTGGTTCCGGGAGCCCGAGCTGAGGCGCCACGGGCTGGACGCGGCCACCGTGTCCGCCTTCCTCCACGTGGAGCAGCTGCAGCGCGAGGCGGAGCGCGAGGCGACCTACAGCTTCTTCCACGCCACGTTCCAGGAGTTCTTCGCCGCCCTGGCGCTGCTGCTGGAGCGGCGGCCGCCCTGGCCGCTGGGCCGCGCCCCGCTGGGCCGCCTGCTCCGGGGCTCCGAGGCGCCGCCGCCCCTGGCCGTGCGCTTCCTCTTCGGCCTCTCGAGCCCCGAGCGCGCCGGCGCCCTGGAGCGCCTGCTGGGGGGCCCCGTGGCCCGCGGCAGCCGGCGCGCCCTGCTCCGCTGGGTCCGGGCGCAGGCGGCGCGGCGGCCCGGGAGGGCGCGGACGCTGGGGCTGCTGTACTGCCTGTTCGAGGCGCAGGAGCCCGAGTTCGTGCGGAGCGCCATGGCGAGCTTCCGGGAGGTCAGGGTGAGGGTCCGCACGCGGATGGACGGCCTGGTGGTGGCCTTCTGCCTGCGCGGCGGCCCGAGCCCCGGCGCGCTCGAGCTCGACGGCCTGGGCTGCGGAGCGGCGGGCCTGGGCCTCCCGGGCGCCGGGACGTGCTCGCTGGACGACGTGTGCCGGGAGATCTCCTCGGGGCTCTGGGTCCGCCGGAGCCTGTCCGAGCTGGGGCTGGGGGAGGACGCCCTGGGCGACGCGGGCATGCGCTGGCTCTGCCGCGCCCTGGAGCAGCCCGGCTGGCCGCTGCACTCGCTCAC GTTGCTCAACTGCTGGCTCACGTCCGAGTTCGCCGCGAGCCTCTCCTGTGCGCTCGCGCTCGGCGGGGGCCGGAGCCTGACGCGGCTGGATCTGAGCTACAATCCGCTGGAGGACCCGGGAGCGGCCTCGCTGTGCCGGGCGCTGCAGCAGCGGGGCTGCGGCCTCCGGAGTCTCTG tctgaAGAAGTGCCACCTCACGGAGGAGGCCTGCGAGGGTCTCGGCTCTGTGCTGGCCGGCAGCCGGAGCCTGCAGTGGCTGGACCTGAGTTTCAACGTGCTGGGAGACCGCGGCGTGGGGCTGCTGTGCGCGGGGCTGCGCCAGGCCGGCTGCCCGCTGCGCACGCTCAG GTTGAGAAACTGCAGCCTGACGGGCCGGAGCTGCCCGGAGCTGGCCGCGGTGCTGAGCTCGGGCTCGCGCCTGCTGGATCTGCGGCTGCGGAACAACGCCCTGGGCGACGCCGGGCTCGGGCTGCTGTGCCGAGGCCTCGGGGCCCCGCGGTGTAGACTGAGGAAGCTCGA ACTGGCGAACTGCCGCCTCGGCCCGGCCTGCGGCCCCTGCATCTCCTCCGTGCTGGGCGCCCCCAGCAGCCTGCAGTTCCTCTGCCTCAGCGGCAACGCCTTGGGAGATGCGGGCGTCCGGGAGCTGTGCGAGGGCCTGCGGCGGCCCGGCTGTGCGCTGCGCGAGCTCAA GGTCCAGATGTGCGGGCTCACGGGGCGGGACTTCGAGGCCCTGGCCCGGGTGCTCAGTGACTGCCCCGGCCTGAGGCTTTTGGACCTCAGTGACAGCTCCCCCGGCGAGGAGGGCGCGAGGTGGCTCTGCTGGGGCCTGAAGCAGCCTGGCTGTCGGCTGCGGAGCCTCAGGTGGGtgtggggcggggcggggcggggcggggcggggcgggaccctcccctcccctcccctcccccccccctccccctcccgtcCCCAGACCACTCTGGAGCCTTGATCTGCAGGTTGTTCCGGTCTGGGCTGAGCGAGGCGGCCAAGACTGAGCTGGCTGCGGTGGCCCGGGCCAAGCACGGCCTAGAGATCTCCTACCAGAGCTCGGCCTGCATCGGCTTACAGGGCTTGGAGCCCTGA
- the LOC130458782 gene encoding NACHT, LRR and PYD domains-containing protein 3-like isoform X2, translating into MAEGGTCRLARYLDELTEHELKKFKLTVREAGPPGWLPWGRMEPADRPDLAALLVSHLGAAGAWRAALSALDTLGLRQLRERAAKEPPPPDAAEAGGPDCAAPREEASGPEGEPGHREKYRERVRRRFQALEERNARLGEWVPLSRRYTPLLLRSGHAGAGRREQELRASGGLHGRLREERGRPLELAELFDADAGEGGGAPTTVVLLGVAGIGKTTLARKVLLDWASGALYPGRFHYALYVRCGALDGAAPRSVAELLADWLEGTAPGSGPAPVATLLARPARLLFVLDGFDELLGGRGGPGGRAAGAGRPACEHLRELLAKRLLPEASLLVTTRPLALEPLQALLEQPRVAEVLGFGVAQREAYFHKYFPEPGQAGRAWAAVQANEVLFTMCFVPLVCWVLCTGLRQQLDSGEAPAPTARTATAVYTAFVGSLLRPGPARSPAAGLRGLCALAAAGLRQGRLWFREPELRRHGLDAATVSAFLHVEQLQREAEREATYSFFHATFQEFFAALALLLERRPPWPLGRAPLGRLLRGSEAPPPLAVRFLFGLSSPERAGALERLLGGPVARGSRRALLRWVRAQAARRPGRARTLGLLYCLFEAQEPEFVRSAMASFREVRVRVRTRMDGLVVAFCLRGGPSPGALELDGLGCGAAGLGLPGAGTCSLDDVCREISSGLWVRRSLSELGLGEDALGDAGMRWLCRALEQPGWPLHSLTLLNCWLTSEFAASLSCALALGGGRSLTRLDLSYNPLEDPGAASLCRALQQRGCGLRSLCLKKCHLTEEACEGLGSVLAGSRSLQWLDLSFNVLGDRGVGLLCAGLRQAGCPLRTLRLRNCSLTGRSCPELAAVLSSGSRLLDLRLRNNALGDAGLGLLCRGLGAPRCRLRKLELANCRLGPACGPCISSVLGAPSSLQFLCLSGNALGDAGVRELCEGLRRPGCALRELKVQMCGLTGRDFEALARVLSDCPGLRLLDLSDSSPGEEGARWLCWGLKQPGCRLRSLRLFRSGLSEAAKTELAAVARAKHGLEISYQSSACIGLQGLEP; encoded by the exons ATGGCCGAAGGCGGCACGTGCAGGCTGGCCCGGTACCTGGACGAGCTCACCGAGCACGAACTCAAGAAGTTCAAGCTGACCGTGCGCGAGGCGGGGCCCCCGGGCTGGCTGCCCTGGGGCCGGATGGAGCCGGCCGACCGGCCGGACCTGGCCGCGCTCTTGGTCAGCCACCTCGGAGCCGCGGGCGCCTGGCGGGCGGCCCTGAGCGCCCTGGACACCCTGGGCCTGAGGCAGCTGCGGGAGAGGGCCGCGAAGGAGCCCCCACCCCCCG ATGCCGCTGAGGCCGGCGGGCCAGACTGCGCAGCACCCAGGGAGGAGGCCTCTGGGCCCGAGGGAGAGCCAG gtcACCGCGAGAAGTACCGTGAGCGCGTGAGGAGGCGCTTCCAGGCCCTGGAGGAGAGGAACGCCCGCCTGGGGGAGTGGGTCCCCCTGAGCCGGCGCTACACCCCGCTGCTGCTGCGGAGCGGCCACGCCGGGGCCGGGCGCCGGGAGCAGGAGCTGCGGGCCTCCGGGGGGCTGCACGGGCGCCTCCGGGAGGAGCGCGGCCGCCCCCTCGAGCTGGCCGAGCTCTTCGACGCCGACGCGGGGGAGGGGGGCGGCGCCCCGACCACCGTGGTGCTGCTGGGGGTGGCGGGCATCGGCAAGACCACGCTGGCCCGGAAGGTGCTGCTGGACTGGGCGTCGGGCGCGCTCTACCCCGGCCGCTTCCACTACGCCCTCTACGTGCGCTGCGGCGCGCTGGACGGGGCGGCGCCCCGGAGCGTGGCCGAGCTGCTGGCCGACTGGCTGGAGGGCACCGCGCCCGGCTCGGGGCCCGCCCCCGTGGCCACCCTGCTGGCTCGGCCGGCGCGCCTCCTCTTCGTCCTGGACGGCTTCGACGAGCTGCTGGGGGGCCGCGGGGGGCCCGGGGGGCGGGCCGCGGGGGCGGGGCGGCCGGCCTGCGAGCACCTGAGGGAGCTGCTGGCCAAGAGGCTGCTGCCCGAGGCCTCCCTGCTGGTGACCACCCGGCCGCTGGCGCTGGAGCCGCTGCAGGCCCTGCTGGAGCAGCCGCGCGTGGCCGAGGTCCTGGGCTTCGGGGTGGCCCAGAGGGAGGCCTATTTCCACAAGTACTTCCCGGAGCCCGGCCAGGCCGGCCGCGCCTGGGCCGCCGTGCAGGCCAACGAGGTCCTCTTCACCATGTGCTTCGTGCCCCTGGTGTGCTGGGTCCTGTGCACGGGGCTGCGGCAGCAGCTGGACAGCGGCGAGGCGCCCGCCCCCACGGCGCGCACCGCCACGGCCGTCTACACCGCCTTCGTGGGCAGCCTCCTGCGGCCCGGGCCGGCCCGGAGCCCGGCGGCCGGCCTGCGGGGCCTGTGCGCCCTGGCCGCGGCCGGCCTGCGCCAGGGCCGCCTGTGGTTCCGGGAGCCCGAGCTGAGGCGCCACGGGCTGGACGCGGCCACCGTGTCCGCCTTCCTCCACGTGGAGCAGCTGCAGCGCGAGGCGGAGCGCGAGGCGACCTACAGCTTCTTCCACGCCACGTTCCAGGAGTTCTTCGCCGCCCTGGCGCTGCTGCTGGAGCGGCGGCCGCCCTGGCCGCTGGGCCGCGCCCCGCTGGGCCGCCTGCTCCGGGGCTCCGAGGCGCCGCCGCCCCTGGCCGTGCGCTTCCTCTTCGGCCTCTCGAGCCCCGAGCGCGCCGGCGCCCTGGAGCGCCTGCTGGGGGGCCCCGTGGCCCGCGGCAGCCGGCGCGCCCTGCTCCGCTGGGTCCGGGCGCAGGCGGCGCGGCGGCCCGGGAGGGCGCGGACGCTGGGGCTGCTGTACTGCCTGTTCGAGGCGCAGGAGCCCGAGTTCGTGCGGAGCGCCATGGCGAGCTTCCGGGAGGTCAGGGTGAGGGTCCGCACGCGGATGGACGGCCTGGTGGTGGCCTTCTGCCTGCGCGGCGGCCCGAGCCCCGGCGCGCTCGAGCTCGACGGCCTGGGCTGCGGAGCGGCGGGCCTGGGCCTCCCGGGCGCCGGGACGTGCTCGCTGGACGACGTGTGCCGGGAGATCTCCTCGGGGCTCTGGGTCCGCCGGAGCCTGTCCGAGCTGGGGCTGGGGGAGGACGCCCTGGGCGACGCGGGCATGCGCTGGCTCTGCCGCGCCCTGGAGCAGCCCGGCTGGCCGCTGCACTCGCTCAC GTTGCTCAACTGCTGGCTCACGTCCGAGTTCGCCGCGAGCCTCTCCTGTGCGCTCGCGCTCGGCGGGGGCCGGAGCCTGACGCGGCTGGATCTGAGCTACAATCCGCTGGAGGACCCGGGAGCGGCCTCGCTGTGCCGGGCGCTGCAGCAGCGGGGCTGCGGCCTCCGGAGTCTCTG tctgaAGAAGTGCCACCTCACGGAGGAGGCCTGCGAGGGTCTCGGCTCTGTGCTGGCCGGCAGCCGGAGCCTGCAGTGGCTGGACCTGAGTTTCAACGTGCTGGGAGACCGCGGCGTGGGGCTGCTGTGCGCGGGGCTGCGCCAGGCCGGCTGCCCGCTGCGCACGCTCAG GTTGAGAAACTGCAGCCTGACGGGCCGGAGCTGCCCGGAGCTGGCCGCGGTGCTGAGCTCGGGCTCGCGCCTGCTGGATCTGCGGCTGCGGAACAACGCCCTGGGCGACGCCGGGCTCGGGCTGCTGTGCCGAGGCCTCGGGGCCCCGCGGTGTAGACTGAGGAAGCTCGA ACTGGCGAACTGCCGCCTCGGCCCGGCCTGCGGCCCCTGCATCTCCTCCGTGCTGGGCGCCCCCAGCAGCCTGCAGTTCCTCTGCCTCAGCGGCAACGCCTTGGGAGATGCGGGCGTCCGGGAGCTGTGCGAGGGCCTGCGGCGGCCCGGCTGTGCGCTGCGCGAGCTCAA GGTCCAGATGTGCGGGCTCACGGGGCGGGACTTCGAGGCCCTGGCCCGGGTGCTCAGTGACTGCCCCGGCCTGAGGCTTTTGGACCTCAGTGACAGCTCCCCCGGCGAGGAGGGCGCGAGGTGGCTCTGCTGGGGCCTGAAGCAGCCTGGCTGTCGGCTGCGGAGCCTCAG GTTGTTCCGGTCTGGGCTGAGCGAGGCGGCCAAGACTGAGCTGGCTGCGGTGGCCCGGGCCAAGCACGGCCTAGAGATCTCCTACCAGAGCTCGGCCTGCATCGGCTTACAGGGCTTGGAGCCCTGA
- the LOC130458782 gene encoding NACHT, LRR and PYD domains-containing protein 3-like isoform X3, with protein sequence MAEGGTCRLARYLDELTEHELKKFKLTVREAGPPGWLPWGRMEPADRPDLAALLVSHLGAAGAWRAALSALDTLGLRQLRERAAKEPPPPDAAEAGGPDCAAPREEASGPEGEPGHREKYRERVRRRFQALEERNARLGEWVPLSRRYTPLLLRSGHAGAGRREQELRASGGLHGRLREERGRPLELAELFDADAGEGGGAPTTVVLLGVAGIGKTTLARKVLLDWASGALYPGRFHYALYVRCGALDGAAPRSVAELLADWLEGTAPGSGPAPVATLLARPARLLFVLDGFDELLGGRGGPGGRAAGAGRPACEHLRELLAKRLLPEASLLVTTRPLALEPLQALLEQPRVAEVLGFGVAQREAYFHKYFPEPGQAGRAWAAVQANEVLFTMCFVPLVCWVLCTGLRQQLDSGEAPAPTARTATAVYTAFVGSLLRPGPARSPAAGLRGLCALAAAGLRQGRLWFREPELRRHGLDAATVSAFLHVEQLQREAEREATYSFFHATFQEFFAALALLLERRPPWPLGRAPLGRLLRGSEAPPPLAVRFLFGLSSPERAGALERLLGGPVARGSRRALLRWVRAQAARRPGRARTLGLLYCLFEAQEPEFVRSAMASFREVRVRVRTRMDGLVVAFCLRGGPSPGALELDGLGCGAAGLGLPGAGTCSLDDVCREISSGLWVRRSLSELGLGEDALGDAGMRWLCRALEQPGWPLHSLTLLNCWLTSEFAASLSCALALGGGRSLTRLDLSYNPLEDPGAASLCRALQQRGCGLRSLCLKKCHLTEEACEGLGSVLAGSRSLQWLDLSFNVLGDRGVGLLCAGLRQAGCPLRTLRLRNCSLTGRSCPELAAVLSSGSRLLDLRLRNNALGDAGLGLLCRGLGAPRCRLRKLELANCRLGPACGPCISSVLGAPSSLQFLCLSGNALGDAGVRELCEGLRRPGCALRELKVQMCGLTGRDFEALARVLSDCPGLRLLDLSDSSPGEEGARWLCWGLKQPGCRLRSLRPLWSLDLQVVPVWAERGGQD encoded by the exons ATGGCCGAAGGCGGCACGTGCAGGCTGGCCCGGTACCTGGACGAGCTCACCGAGCACGAACTCAAGAAGTTCAAGCTGACCGTGCGCGAGGCGGGGCCCCCGGGCTGGCTGCCCTGGGGCCGGATGGAGCCGGCCGACCGGCCGGACCTGGCCGCGCTCTTGGTCAGCCACCTCGGAGCCGCGGGCGCCTGGCGGGCGGCCCTGAGCGCCCTGGACACCCTGGGCCTGAGGCAGCTGCGGGAGAGGGCCGCGAAGGAGCCCCCACCCCCCG ATGCCGCTGAGGCCGGCGGGCCAGACTGCGCAGCACCCAGGGAGGAGGCCTCTGGGCCCGAGGGAGAGCCAG gtcACCGCGAGAAGTACCGTGAGCGCGTGAGGAGGCGCTTCCAGGCCCTGGAGGAGAGGAACGCCCGCCTGGGGGAGTGGGTCCCCCTGAGCCGGCGCTACACCCCGCTGCTGCTGCGGAGCGGCCACGCCGGGGCCGGGCGCCGGGAGCAGGAGCTGCGGGCCTCCGGGGGGCTGCACGGGCGCCTCCGGGAGGAGCGCGGCCGCCCCCTCGAGCTGGCCGAGCTCTTCGACGCCGACGCGGGGGAGGGGGGCGGCGCCCCGACCACCGTGGTGCTGCTGGGGGTGGCGGGCATCGGCAAGACCACGCTGGCCCGGAAGGTGCTGCTGGACTGGGCGTCGGGCGCGCTCTACCCCGGCCGCTTCCACTACGCCCTCTACGTGCGCTGCGGCGCGCTGGACGGGGCGGCGCCCCGGAGCGTGGCCGAGCTGCTGGCCGACTGGCTGGAGGGCACCGCGCCCGGCTCGGGGCCCGCCCCCGTGGCCACCCTGCTGGCTCGGCCGGCGCGCCTCCTCTTCGTCCTGGACGGCTTCGACGAGCTGCTGGGGGGCCGCGGGGGGCCCGGGGGGCGGGCCGCGGGGGCGGGGCGGCCGGCCTGCGAGCACCTGAGGGAGCTGCTGGCCAAGAGGCTGCTGCCCGAGGCCTCCCTGCTGGTGACCACCCGGCCGCTGGCGCTGGAGCCGCTGCAGGCCCTGCTGGAGCAGCCGCGCGTGGCCGAGGTCCTGGGCTTCGGGGTGGCCCAGAGGGAGGCCTATTTCCACAAGTACTTCCCGGAGCCCGGCCAGGCCGGCCGCGCCTGGGCCGCCGTGCAGGCCAACGAGGTCCTCTTCACCATGTGCTTCGTGCCCCTGGTGTGCTGGGTCCTGTGCACGGGGCTGCGGCAGCAGCTGGACAGCGGCGAGGCGCCCGCCCCCACGGCGCGCACCGCCACGGCCGTCTACACCGCCTTCGTGGGCAGCCTCCTGCGGCCCGGGCCGGCCCGGAGCCCGGCGGCCGGCCTGCGGGGCCTGTGCGCCCTGGCCGCGGCCGGCCTGCGCCAGGGCCGCCTGTGGTTCCGGGAGCCCGAGCTGAGGCGCCACGGGCTGGACGCGGCCACCGTGTCCGCCTTCCTCCACGTGGAGCAGCTGCAGCGCGAGGCGGAGCGCGAGGCGACCTACAGCTTCTTCCACGCCACGTTCCAGGAGTTCTTCGCCGCCCTGGCGCTGCTGCTGGAGCGGCGGCCGCCCTGGCCGCTGGGCCGCGCCCCGCTGGGCCGCCTGCTCCGGGGCTCCGAGGCGCCGCCGCCCCTGGCCGTGCGCTTCCTCTTCGGCCTCTCGAGCCCCGAGCGCGCCGGCGCCCTGGAGCGCCTGCTGGGGGGCCCCGTGGCCCGCGGCAGCCGGCGCGCCCTGCTCCGCTGGGTCCGGGCGCAGGCGGCGCGGCGGCCCGGGAGGGCGCGGACGCTGGGGCTGCTGTACTGCCTGTTCGAGGCGCAGGAGCCCGAGTTCGTGCGGAGCGCCATGGCGAGCTTCCGGGAGGTCAGGGTGAGGGTCCGCACGCGGATGGACGGCCTGGTGGTGGCCTTCTGCCTGCGCGGCGGCCCGAGCCCCGGCGCGCTCGAGCTCGACGGCCTGGGCTGCGGAGCGGCGGGCCTGGGCCTCCCGGGCGCCGGGACGTGCTCGCTGGACGACGTGTGCCGGGAGATCTCCTCGGGGCTCTGGGTCCGCCGGAGCCTGTCCGAGCTGGGGCTGGGGGAGGACGCCCTGGGCGACGCGGGCATGCGCTGGCTCTGCCGCGCCCTGGAGCAGCCCGGCTGGCCGCTGCACTCGCTCAC GTTGCTCAACTGCTGGCTCACGTCCGAGTTCGCCGCGAGCCTCTCCTGTGCGCTCGCGCTCGGCGGGGGCCGGAGCCTGACGCGGCTGGATCTGAGCTACAATCCGCTGGAGGACCCGGGAGCGGCCTCGCTGTGCCGGGCGCTGCAGCAGCGGGGCTGCGGCCTCCGGAGTCTCTG tctgaAGAAGTGCCACCTCACGGAGGAGGCCTGCGAGGGTCTCGGCTCTGTGCTGGCCGGCAGCCGGAGCCTGCAGTGGCTGGACCTGAGTTTCAACGTGCTGGGAGACCGCGGCGTGGGGCTGCTGTGCGCGGGGCTGCGCCAGGCCGGCTGCCCGCTGCGCACGCTCAG GTTGAGAAACTGCAGCCTGACGGGCCGGAGCTGCCCGGAGCTGGCCGCGGTGCTGAGCTCGGGCTCGCGCCTGCTGGATCTGCGGCTGCGGAACAACGCCCTGGGCGACGCCGGGCTCGGGCTGCTGTGCCGAGGCCTCGGGGCCCCGCGGTGTAGACTGAGGAAGCTCGA ACTGGCGAACTGCCGCCTCGGCCCGGCCTGCGGCCCCTGCATCTCCTCCGTGCTGGGCGCCCCCAGCAGCCTGCAGTTCCTCTGCCTCAGCGGCAACGCCTTGGGAGATGCGGGCGTCCGGGAGCTGTGCGAGGGCCTGCGGCGGCCCGGCTGTGCGCTGCGCGAGCTCAA GGTCCAGATGTGCGGGCTCACGGGGCGGGACTTCGAGGCCCTGGCCCGGGTGCTCAGTGACTGCCCCGGCCTGAGGCTTTTGGACCTCAGTGACAGCTCCCCCGGCGAGGAGGGCGCGAGGTGGCTCTGCTGGGGCCTGAAGCAGCCTGGCTGTCGGCTGCGGAGCCTCAG ACCACTCTGGAGCCTTGATCTGCAGGTTGTTCCGGTCTGGGCTGAGCGAGGCGGCCAAGACTGA